The following proteins are co-located in the Acinetobacter shaoyimingii genome:
- a CDS encoding helix-turn-helix domain-containing protein, translating into MFMSELTIQFGQLVRKYRKERNMSQEQLALLCNMDRSYLGRIERGEVNPTLEKIFQLADSLKIPARSLIP; encoded by the coding sequence ATGTTTATGTCAGAACTTACTATTCAATTTGGGCAACTTGTTCGTAAATATCGAAAAGAACGAAACATGTCACAAGAGCAATTGGCATTGCTCTGTAATATGGATCGTAGTTATTTAGGACGGATTGAAAGGGGAGAGGTGAATCCTACTTTAGAAAAAATCTTTCAACTAGCTGATAGTTTAAAAATACCAGCTAGGAGTCTGATTCCTTAG
- a CDS encoding DEAD/DEAH box helicase, whose protein sequence is MTTSENPTNQRTVPAVSIKIACTGASNKANELGMRPMQERAYDKRGEQYLLIKSPPASGKSRALMFVALDKLANQGIQQALIVVPERSIGSSFADEELTKHGFWADWKVKPHWNLCNVPNADDEKVAKSKVKAVGEFLASEDKVLVCTHATFRFAVEELGVEAFDNRLIAIDEFHHVSSNPDNKLGAQLSQFMERDKAHIVAMTGSYFRGDSEAVLSPTDENKFETVTYTYYEQLNGYTYLKALDIGYFFYTGKYTDAVMKVLDPTLKTIIHIPNVNSRESTQMGKHIEVEHIMDAMGTWKGVDEETGFHLIEITTEMGNKRILKVADLVDDSDAAKRSKVLTALKDPKQRFNRDHVDIIIALGMAKEGFDWIWCEHALTIGYRSSLTEIVQIIGRATRDAEGKHRAKFTNLIAEPDASEKLVVEAVNDMLKAIAASLLMEQVLAPRFEFTPKDQGALDGFDYGKDGYQKGKTNVGINGKTGQVHVEINDLKKPESEEANRICKEDLNEIITAFVQNKSAIERGLFDQENVVPEELTQLALGKIVQEKYPELEPEDQEAVRQHAIAAFNLIQQAKKELEQAQQTLGGTTAGPSGTGNPDDKPESNIAFIQGVKRFMNVRDLDIDLIDHINPFESAYAVLSKAMDEATLRQVQAHISAKRINLSPEEAKELAIRAVQFKKERGRLPDINSQDAWEKRMAEGVAAFARFKAQEKAKASS, encoded by the coding sequence ATGACAACTTCAGAAAATCCAACTAATCAACGAACTGTCCCTGCTGTTTCCATTAAAATAGCTTGTACAGGAGCATCAAATAAAGCGAATGAACTCGGCATGCGCCCAATGCAGGAACGTGCTTATGATAAACGTGGTGAACAATACCTACTAATTAAATCACCGCCAGCATCAGGTAAATCACGTGCATTGATGTTTGTTGCTTTAGATAAATTAGCTAATCAAGGGATTCAGCAAGCACTAATTGTGGTGCCTGAACGCTCTATTGGCAGTAGCTTTGCTGATGAAGAATTAACAAAGCATGGTTTCTGGGCAGATTGGAAAGTAAAACCCCATTGGAACCTCTGTAATGTACCCAATGCTGATGATGAAAAAGTTGCAAAGTCTAAAGTAAAAGCAGTTGGTGAATTTTTAGCAAGTGAAGACAAAGTATTAGTGTGTACGCATGCAACTTTCCGCTTTGCTGTGGAAGAGCTTGGTGTAGAAGCATTTGATAATCGATTAATTGCAATTGATGAATTCCATCATGTAAGTAGTAATCCAGATAATAAACTGGGTGCTCAACTCAGTCAGTTTATGGAGCGAGATAAAGCGCATATCGTAGCGATGACAGGTTCATACTTCCGTGGAGATTCTGAAGCGGTTTTATCGCCAACCGATGAAAATAAGTTTGAGACAGTTACCTATACGTACTACGAACAACTGAATGGCTATACCTATTTAAAAGCCTTAGATATTGGGTATTTTTTCTATACAGGGAAATACACTGATGCTGTTATGAAAGTTTTAGATCCTACGCTTAAAACTATTATTCATATTCCAAATGTCAATTCTCGTGAAAGCACCCAAATGGGTAAGCATATCGAAGTTGAACACATTATGGATGCAATGGGGACTTGGAAAGGGGTTGATGAAGAAACAGGTTTCCATCTAATCGAAATCACAACAGAGATGGGCAATAAGCGCATTTTAAAAGTTGCTGACCTTGTAGATGATAGTGATGCAGCAAAACGCTCTAAAGTACTGACAGCACTAAAAGATCCAAAACAACGCTTTAACCGTGATCATGTCGATATCATTATTGCCTTAGGTATGGCGAAAGAGGGCTTTGACTGGATTTGGTGTGAGCATGCTTTAACGATTGGTTACCGTAGTAGCTTAACTGAGATTGTACAAATTATTGGTCGTGCTACTCGAGATGCTGAAGGTAAACACCGTGCCAAATTTACCAATTTAATTGCTGAGCCTGATGCATCTGAAAAACTCGTTGTCGAAGCTGTAAACGATATGCTGAAAGCCATTGCTGCAAGTTTGTTAATGGAGCAAGTGTTAGCGCCTCGTTTTGAATTTACGCCTAAAGATCAGGGTGCATTAGATGGCTTTGATTATGGCAAAGATGGTTATCAAAAAGGTAAAACAAACGTTGGTATTAATGGTAAGACAGGACAAGTCCATGTCGAAATTAATGACCTAAAAAAACCAGAATCTGAAGAAGCTAATCGTATTTGTAAAGAAGATTTAAACGAAATTATTACGGCTTTTGTTCAAAATAAATCTGCTATTGAACGTGGCCTCTTTGACCAAGAAAATGTCGTACCTGAAGAATTAACGCAGTTAGCGCTGGGTAAAATTGTTCAGGAAAAATATCCAGAATTAGAGCCTGAAGATCAAGAAGCCGTACGTCAACATGCCATTGCAGCATTTAACTTGATCCAGCAAGCGAAAAAAGAGCTTGAACAAGCCCAACAAACGCTTGGAGGCACAACAGCTGGCCCTAGCGGAACTGGAAATCCAGATGATAAACCTGAATCGAACATAGCGTTTATTCAGGGTGTTAAACGTTTTATGAATGTACGTGATTTGGATATTGATTTGATTGATCACATCAATCCATTCGAATCAGCGTATGCCGTCCTTTCTAAAGCAATGGATGAAGCAACACTAAGACAAGTTCAAGCACATATTTCGGCTAAGCGTATCAACCTAAGCCCTGAAGAGGCAAAAGAATTAGCAATTCGAGCTGTGCAGTTTAAAAAAGAGCGAGGTCGTTTGCCAGATATTAACTCTCAAGATGCGTGGGAAAAACGTATGGCTGAAGGTGTTGCAGCCTTTGCTCGATTCAAGGCACAAGAAAAAGCGAAAGCGAGTTCTTAA
- a CDS encoding class I SAM-dependent DNA methyltransferase, which translates to MNAVEIEAAVSELAAKPFDAQEFAFDFLRAFSNKETTIKKLRAGQSNSSDIEHGVLQRNHIHIAVCDQDKVTETLTALRKSKATEKAKAKFILATDGLNLQAEDLISGDTISSNFSEFAEHFGFFLPLAGISTIREIKDNPIDVRATGRLNKLYIELLKENPDWATEERRQDMNHFMARLIFCFFAEDTEIFKPTGIFTKTISDMSERDSSNTHEVISTLFHAMNIEDSKRAETKLPVWAKRFPYVNGGLFSGSTEVPKFSKIARTYLLHAGELNWQKINPDIFGSMIQAVTNDDERGSLGMHYTSVPNILKVLNPLFLDDLNEQLEASKESPLKLFNLRKRIARIRVFDPACGSGNFLVIAYKELRKIEAKINELRNEKGRATDIPLTNFRGIEINSFPAEIARLALVIAEYQSNVQYCGQIEALQTVLPLSKENWIICGNALRLDWLSICPPTGNAVKVVADDLFETPLVQTEIDFENEGGETYICGNPPYLGSTWQTDEQKADLEKLFRKETNVWKSLDYVSGWFFKAALYISENTDAKSALVATNSICQGQQVAILWPSIFARKINIEFAYTSFSWANLAAHNAGVTVIIVGLSKQSSTKKRIFTTSSENEILEKTVNNINAYLVEGENIIIEKRSKPISDLTEMIAGNKPVDGGNLLLTLNELQNLNLDKGLQRKIIKQCYGSAELIRGLQRYCIWIDKSNLDEATENAEIYSRIEAVKKIRLASSKESTRKAAERAFSFEETKPTANKSALCVPVTSSENREYLPVDILSPEKIVLNTACVANDAPLWNMAIITSKIMQVWVGAVCIRMRTDFRFTPTLAWNTFPVPSLTEKNKADLTRCAENILLAREAHFPATIADLYDPEKMPENLRQAHEENDEVLERIYIGRRFKNDTERLEKLFSMYTEMTSKQAGKKKA; encoded by the coding sequence ATCAGATATTGAGCATGGAGTATTACAGCGTAACCATATTCATATCGCTGTATGTGACCAAGATAAAGTAACCGAAACTTTAACAGCTTTACGTAAAAGCAAGGCAACAGAAAAAGCGAAAGCAAAATTTATTCTCGCAACGGACGGTTTGAATTTACAAGCTGAGGATCTAATTTCTGGCGACACTATTAGTTCAAATTTCTCTGAGTTTGCAGAGCATTTTGGTTTCTTTTTACCTTTAGCAGGTATTTCTACGATTCGAGAGATTAAAGATAACCCGATAGATGTGCGTGCAACGGGTCGTCTCAATAAGCTCTACATTGAACTTTTAAAAGAGAACCCAGATTGGGCCACTGAAGAACGTCGTCAAGACATGAACCATTTCATGGCACGTTTAATTTTTTGTTTCTTTGCTGAGGATACAGAAATATTTAAGCCCACTGGAATCTTTACGAAGACAATTTCAGATATGTCAGAACGTGATTCCAGCAATACCCATGAAGTGATTAGTACATTATTTCATGCAATGAATATAGAAGATTCAAAGCGTGCAGAGACTAAACTTCCTGTATGGGCAAAAAGATTCCCTTATGTAAATGGTGGCTTATTCTCGGGCAGTACTGAGGTGCCTAAATTCTCTAAGATAGCTCGTACTTACTTGTTACATGCAGGTGAGCTGAATTGGCAAAAAATTAATCCAGATATTTTTGGATCAATGATTCAAGCAGTCACCAATGATGATGAACGTGGTTCATTAGGGATGCACTATACTAGTGTTCCAAACATCTTAAAGGTATTAAACCCTCTATTCTTAGATGATTTAAACGAGCAATTAGAAGCATCAAAGGAAAGTCCTTTGAAGTTGTTCAATTTACGTAAACGTATTGCACGTATTCGTGTGTTTGACCCTGCATGTGGTTCGGGAAATTTCCTTGTTATTGCGTATAAAGAGCTACGCAAAATTGAGGCTAAAATTAATGAGCTACGCAATGAAAAAGGTCGTGCAACAGACATTCCACTGACGAATTTCCGTGGTATTGAGATCAATAGTTTCCCTGCTGAAATTGCACGTTTAGCCTTGGTGATCGCTGAGTATCAATCGAATGTTCAGTACTGTGGTCAGATTGAAGCATTGCAAACAGTTTTACCACTTTCTAAAGAGAATTGGATTATTTGTGGTAATGCGTTACGTTTGGATTGGTTAAGTATTTGTCCGCCAACAGGTAATGCGGTGAAAGTTGTTGCGGATGATTTATTTGAGACACCGTTAGTACAGACTGAAATTGACTTTGAAAATGAAGGTGGGGAAACCTATATTTGTGGTAATCCTCCCTATCTAGGATCTACTTGGCAAACTGACGAACAAAAAGCTGATCTAGAAAAATTATTTAGAAAAGAAACTAATGTTTGGAAGTCTTTAGATTATGTCTCAGGATGGTTTTTCAAAGCGGCTCTATATATTTCTGAAAATACAGATGCTAAGTCAGCTTTAGTAGCTACTAACTCTATTTGTCAAGGGCAGCAAGTAGCAATATTGTGGCCATCAATTTTTGCGAGGAAAATTAATATTGAATTTGCTTATACTAGTTTTTCATGGGCAAATTTAGCTGCACATAATGCAGGGGTAACAGTAATAATAGTTGGGTTATCTAAACAGAGTAGTACGAAAAAACGCATATTTACTACTTCTAGTGAAAACGAGATTCTTGAAAAAACTGTTAATAATATTAACGCCTACTTGGTTGAGGGTGAAAATATTATTATTGAAAAAAGATCTAAACCAATCTCAGATCTAACAGAAATGATTGCAGGAAATAAACCAGTTGATGGTGGCAACTTATTACTCACTTTAAACGAATTGCAAAATCTAAATTTAGACAAAGGCTTGCAAAGAAAAATTATAAAGCAGTGTTATGGATCCGCAGAATTAATAAGAGGTCTTCAACGATATTGTATATGGATTGATAAGTCCAATTTGGATGAAGCAACTGAGAATGCTGAAATATATTCAAGAATTGAAGCTGTTAAAAAAATTAGGTTAGCTAGTTCAAAAGAATCTACAAGAAAAGCCGCAGAGAGAGCTTTTTCATTTGAGGAAACTAAGCCAACAGCTAATAAATCAGCTTTATGTGTTCCTGTGACGAGTTCTGAAAATAGAGAGTATTTGCCTGTTGATATATTAAGTCCAGAAAAGATTGTATTAAATACAGCTTGTGTAGCTAATGATGCACCACTTTGGAATATGGCGATTATTACATCAAAAATTATGCAAGTATGGGTAGGTGCAGTATGTATTCGTATGCGTACTGATTTTCGTTTTACACCTACATTAGCTTGGAACACTTTTCCAGTTCCAAGTCTTACAGAAAAAAATAAAGCTGATTTAACTCGCTGTGCTGAAAATATTTTATTAGCTCGTGAAGCGCATTTCCCTGCAACGATTGCAGATCTTTATGATCCAGAAAAAATGCCAGAAAACTTACGCCAAGCACATGAAGAAAATGATGAGGTGCTAGAGCGTATCTATATTGGTCGTCGCTTTAAAAATGATACAGAGCGCCTAGAAAAACTATTTTCAATGTATACAGAAATGACTTCAAAACAAGCTGGGAAGAAAAAAGCATGA
- a CDS encoding GIY-YIG nuclease family protein — protein sequence MADFSDDELLSELGIDLAPVKSVTYTAKEERLISGFEEIIHFYEEHKRVPSNTAETDIFERMYAVRLAQLKQSDEAKKLLADFDQYSLLSDSDNENSDVASLAEDDLLAELGIELEDEENILILKNVRTQEERKEAELVGRQKVCEDFGVFEPLFNQIQSELETGIRYTKRYGKNNVLEKNDWFILNGQLVFIAEISEYFETSDGHLDARTRLIYSNGTESNILMRSLTKSLYKDEAGRRVLITNNTGPLFVEENLPKLENEIEIQSGTIYVLRSLSSNSFIKEHKQVIHKIGVTTSKVNKRITDAKNDPTYLLADVELVASYALPENVVPHKLEKLIHKVLQSAQLDINIEDRFGKPVKPKEWFLVPLEIIEEIIKHLKNGTITEYIYDINKATLVPITKESDS from the coding sequence ATGGCTGATTTTTCTGATGACGAGTTATTGTCAGAGTTGGGAATTGATCTAGCACCAGTTAAGTCAGTGACCTATACAGCTAAAGAAGAACGTTTAATCTCTGGCTTTGAAGAAATCATTCATTTCTATGAAGAGCATAAAAGAGTGCCATCTAATACTGCTGAGACGGATATTTTTGAACGTATGTATGCTGTGAGATTGGCTCAACTCAAACAATCTGATGAAGCAAAAAAGCTGTTAGCTGATTTTGATCAATACAGCTTGTTGTCTGATTCTGATAATGAAAATTCAGATGTAGCAAGTTTAGCAGAGGATGATTTACTCGCTGAATTAGGGATTGAATTGGAAGATGAAGAAAATATTCTTATTCTAAAAAATGTACGGACTCAAGAAGAACGTAAAGAAGCTGAATTAGTTGGTAGACAAAAAGTATGTGAAGATTTTGGAGTATTTGAACCATTATTTAATCAAATCCAAAGCGAGTTAGAAACTGGTATTCGATACACTAAGCGCTATGGGAAAAATAATGTTTTAGAGAAAAATGATTGGTTCATACTCAATGGACAATTAGTGTTTATTGCAGAAATATCGGAATATTTTGAAACATCAGATGGCCATCTTGATGCAAGAACACGCTTAATCTATTCAAATGGCACAGAGAGCAATATTTTAATGCGCTCGTTAACTAAATCTTTATATAAAGATGAAGCTGGTAGACGTGTACTAATTACAAATAATACAGGCCCTTTATTCGTTGAAGAAAACTTACCTAAGTTAGAAAATGAGATTGAAATACAAAGTGGTACTATTTACGTACTTCGTAGCTTATCGAGCAACTCTTTTATTAAAGAACATAAACAAGTTATTCATAAAATTGGCGTAACTACTAGTAAAGTGAATAAACGCATCACTGATGCTAAAAATGATCCTACTTATCTGCTCGCAGATGTAGAACTAGTTGCTAGCTATGCATTACCAGAAAATGTTGTACCTCATAAATTAGAAAAATTGATTCACAAAGTTTTACAATCTGCTCAGTTAGATATCAATATTGAAGATAGATTTGGTAAACCTGTGAAACCGAAAGAATGGTTTTTAGTACCTCTAGAAATTATTGAAGAAATCATTAAACATTTGAAAAATGGTACGATTACTGAATATATTTATGATATTAACAAAGCAACTTTAGTACCTATAACTAAGGAATCAGACTCCTAG
- a CDS encoding sulfite exporter TauE/SafE family protein, with protein sequence MWLLILEGLAIGCLLGLTGAGGGILAVPALMASQGWSVAQAAPVGLLAITFSAFVGTIQGFLQKIVRYRAALWIAVISVPFAHFGVSLSHIISPIWLTLGFSGVMLIVAYRIFFNHVHDVANPPCKVNQNTGRFMWNLKTASILGALGMVAGLLTGLLGVGGGFAIVPALRKVTNLDMRSIVATSLMIIFLIGGVSIAMHMLEGYQYPISVTIGFVMACVIGMVLGRSLSCFISVYAVQRIFAMTVMSVAFYLVLSVW encoded by the coding sequence ATGTGGTTACTCATTTTAGAAGGCTTAGCCATTGGTTGCCTATTGGGGCTGACAGGTGCTGGTGGTGGCATTTTGGCTGTGCCTGCACTCATGGCAAGCCAAGGTTGGTCTGTTGCTCAAGCAGCACCAGTCGGGTTGCTCGCCATTACATTTTCAGCATTTGTGGGAACGATTCAAGGTTTTCTACAAAAGATTGTCCGATACCGTGCGGCACTTTGGATTGCTGTGATCAGTGTTCCATTTGCACATTTTGGTGTTTCACTCAGTCATATCATTTCACCCATTTGGCTGACCTTGGGGTTTAGTGGGGTGATGCTGATTGTGGCGTATCGGATTTTTTTCAACCATGTTCATGATGTGGCAAATCCGCCTTGTAAAGTGAATCAAAACACGGGGCGCTTCATGTGGAATCTAAAAACGGCATCCATTTTGGGTGCTTTGGGTATGGTGGCAGGACTTTTGACAGGGCTTTTGGGGGTAGGTGGTGGTTTTGCGATCGTGCCAGCACTACGTAAAGTCACAAATTTAGATATGCGGAGCATTGTGGCAACATCGCTGATGATCATCTTTTTAATTGGTGGCGTTAGCATTGCAATGCATATGCTTGAAGGATATCAATATCCAATTTCTGTGACCATAGGATTCGTGATGGCTTGTGTTATTGGGATGGTTCTGGGTAGATCACTAAGCTGTTTTATTTCTGTGTACGCTGTTCAACGCATTTTTGCGATGACTGTTATGAGCGTGGCATTTTATTTGGTGTTATCGGTATGGTGA